AATCTTCTATCATCAAGGTCATCGGCATTGGTGGCGGTGGAAGTAATGCGGTGAATCATATGTATAGCCAGCGCATTGAAGGGGTGAATTTTATTATCTGCAATACCGATGCTCAGGCTATTGCCAACAGTCCTGTGCCCAACAAAATACAGTTGGGACCGCACCTCACACAGGGCCTTGGTGCCGGCGCCAATCCCGAAATTGGTAAGCAGGCTACAGAAGAATCCTTTGAAGAAATCAAAAAAATACTGGAGGTGAATACCAAAATGGCCTTCATTACTGCCGGTATGGGCGGTGGCACCGGTACCGGTGGCGCACCCATCATCGCGCGGATATGTAAGGAACTGGGTATTCTGACCGTTGGTATTGTTACCACCCCGTTTTCTTATGAAGGAAAAAAGAGAATGCTGCAGGCCGATGAAGGCGTTCAACGCCTGAAGGAGTATGTAGATACCCTGCTGATCATCTCCAACGATAAATTAAGACAGAAATTCGGCGACCTGAAGTTCAAGGCCGCGTTCGAAAAAGCGGACAACGTACTGGCCACCGCTGCCAAATGTATCACCGACGTGATCAACTCCACCGGTCAGATCAACGTGGACTTTGCCGACGTATGCACCGTTATGCGTAACGGTGGCGTGGCCATCCTGGGTGCTTCCATCGCAGAAGGTGAAAACCGTGCTCAACGCGCTATCGAAGATGCACTGACTTCTCCGTTGCTGAACGACAACGATATCCGTGGCGCCAAATGGATACTCATCAATATCTCTTCTTCTGAAGGTGAATTTGAACACACCCTCGATGAAATGGATATCATCCAGGCTTACGTACAAAGCCAGGCCGGCGAGGATTGCGACGTGATCCTCGGTGTGGGCTACGACCAGACGCTGGACCGCAAACTGGGCGTTACCATCATCGCTACCGGTTTTGAACAGAAACCGATCCAGCAGATGAAAATGACCCCTTCCACTCCCGAACGTACCGAACCTAAAATCGTGATGCAACTGGGAAAAGACGGGGACGAGAAAAAAATGAACATCCAGCAGTCACAAGGTCTCCTGTTCCAGGAACCGCAGGACCTGATGGCCCCACGCCTGATGGAACCTGTAGTGTCCCATCCTGAACCTGCCACCGGCTACACCCCTCCGCAGCAACAGGCACCCATCGCACCTGCACGGCAGAACTATGTACTCAACGTACAACAGGTCCCTGCCCAGCAACCGCAGCAGGCCCCGGAACAACAACTGCCGGTTCAGCAACAACCGGTACAACAACACATGCCACCGCAGCAACAGCACATGCCGCCACAACAGCAGCATGTACAACAACCCATGCAGCCGCAACATGTGCAACAACCTGTTCAGCAGCCTAATGTGAATATAATACAGCCACAGGCCGGCAGCGCGGCAGGCGGTTACCTGAACCGTCCCGCTAACATCTACGTGGAGCCAGGCAGCACACCTACGCCCCCGGAAATGAAAATGGTGTACAGGGAAGAAGAACCAGGCAATCCGCTGCCTCCGGAAGTGCCCATGCAACACACTTCCTACGAAGAACTGGAAGAGCAAAAACGTAAACAGGCTGAAAGAGTGGCTAAACTGCGCAGCATCAGCTTCAACGTGAAAAACATGGACAACAACGCGGAAATTGAAAATGTTCCGGCTTATCTGCGTCGCAACGTAGCCCTGGAAAATGGTGCCGGCTCCGCCGAACACTTCTATTCCAACTACACCGTGAGCGATCCTGGCCAGAACAATCACACTGAGATAAATACTATCAATACATTTTTAGATGGGAAGAAGCCCGATTGATGAACATAGAGATATTCCATTCGGACATTTGATTGTTTTTTAGTTGTGTTAAAAAAAATCCTCCGGTTCCCCGGAGGATTTTTCTTTTATAAAGCATTCAGTGTTTCTTTGGCCGTCTTCAGCAAATCGCCTGCCGGCGTGGTTTTCGGAGCGTTAATATCAAACGGGGACAACATCTTTTCCAGTTTGCTCAACCCCTCGCGATTATTGGCTTTTGTGAATTCTTCCCGCAGAATACGGATTTTCTCATAGTCCTGCACCCCTTCTACCAGCCGCTCAAACCGTATAGATGACCGCGGCCCCGGATATACGAAGTAGGTGTCTCCTGCTGCCCAGGCGCGGAAACGGCTATCCTGCAACGGTGCTTTTACCCAGCAGTTATAAGCCCAGCGCAGATAACCGGTGTATCCCTTGTAGGCAGCATGCCAGCCCATAAAGGCGGCTTCCGCAGGAGGTGAAAAAGTAAATGTGTTAGGGAACCCTTCGGTGCAGCAGGTATAGAAAGTGGTAGGCCAGCCTTTCTTCAGCCTTGCCTGTAATACTTCATCCGGAAACGGCTCTTTGGAGGCCACGCAGAAGTCATAAATATCTTTGTCCAGTGGTGCATGATAGCTGCCTGCCAGTGATAGTTTAAAGTCTTTATCGGCCTTGCGGATGAGTGTCAGCGCCTGTTGCATGTCTGCCATAGGACGCTCGTCCATGGCGATAGTGGTGATATTGAACCAGCCTTTGGCTTTCAGGTGTTTAACAAAGTCATTCAACATGGGCTGCCAGTGTGCGGCATATTCCGGAGAACCAGGTTTCGCGATCAGCAGCGTGTCTTTTCCTTTGGCTTCGTCATAGTAGTAGAACTTCAGGTTCCAGGGAATCATGCTGTAGCAGTTGATTTCCTTTTTAATGCCCAGTCCCATCATATATTCCACCCATTTGTCGAAGATGGTATAGTCGTAAGTCCACGTACCGTTTTTCTTTTTGGTCCATTTTATCATGCTGCCATATACGTCTTCCGTCTGGCTGTTCCACGGGTCATAAATAAGCGTGGCAGTGATACATTTCTGACCGGCGTTGGCCAGCATCTGCATATAGGGTGTCATGGCTTTAAAATGCGCATCACTCCAGGGTTTTACGCCATACATACGGGCGATAGCGTCAGGGCTCTGCCAGAGGTCCAGATGGAATTTCCAGTCCTTCGGCGCCGGCAGTGTATGATTCAGCACTTCCACTTCGTAGGGCAGACTGCTGACAGTGCCGCCGGCATTGATTTTTACAGTGCCTTTATACACGCCTGCAGCGGTACCGGCGGGAACCTGTATGCTCAGCCACACGGGCTGCGTTTGATTGGCGGCGATGTCTCTGGTACGCTGGATGTCAATGCCATCAGCCACCAGGGAAGAATCAAAGTTTTCCGGCTTACGATAACCACAACCGCTGCCGTCTTTATTCAGCTCGTCCGTCATAACATATCTTACAAAACCCGTGGTGATCGCGGAAGCGGGGATGGTGGCCCCTTTGCTGCCCTGCAGCGCGCTGGTAGCAATGCTTACACCATTGAGCGGTTGCGTGGTCCAGATCAGAAACTGGGTATGTATCCGTTCACCTTTCCAGGCTTTAGCGTTCCAGGAGGAAGCCAGGCTTTGTTCCGCGGGTGCATTTCTTTTTTCATAACGGATATCTGCGGAACCGAAGGCAACGTGAGGCTGGTTACCTTTTACAGCTTCCCAGGAAGCTTTGTTGACCGGTCTGGGATCAGGTTTCTCCTGATAGTCGCCGGCCGGGCCACTTTGGGCCCATACGTTTTGTTGCAATGCCAGCAACACCAGCACGCCAAAAAATTTGTTCACCATACTAAATTTTAGAGATTTTGATATTTGGAGATGGGTTATCATACTACAGCCCAATTCTCTCTTAAAATCCATGATACCCAAGATCATAAAAAAAACCGGGATTTTTGAGTAAATCCCGGTTTCCGTTTATCAAAATCTTCCGACCAACTAGTGGTGAATAATGCGCCTTAATTGCAGGTTGGTGACCGGAGCCACTACCAGCGGGTATTTCTCGATGGTCACGTAACTGGAGTCCAGCCCGAAGCCTCTCTCTTCCGAGAGACTGATTTTTTTCAGGAAGAAATACATCTTCATGACCATTCTTTCATATAATGGCAGATCATTATCGTGGGAAAGGAATTTTTCCATAACAATGAACTGAAAGTCTCCTACCACATTGTTTTTACTGAGAGATTCATAACGGCTGGTGATGTTCACTTCCTTGTTTCTTACCATATCTTCCACCACCATTCTGAACATCAGGTTGATTCTTTGTTCCACCTTAAAGCCCAGTCTGAATTCCACCCGGATCACTTCGTTAGGAATGATGGTCTGCACGGAGTACTCACTGAGATAGGGTTCATCTACCACGTCAACGTGTACAAACCAGTATATATCGGCTCTTTTCGGCTTTTTATTGAGGATGGAGTAGATGATTTTATGTTCTATCTCCTTGGGATTGTCCGCGCTGCTCATATACACCAGGTGAGTGGCATATTTGGGAATAGACGTGTCGTTGCTGAGTTCCTGGATGATGGGCAGGTAATCTTCCAGCCGTACAAATTCCACGTAACGGTTTTTGATCTTGCGGGACTTGAACCATACGATCATGACGAGGAAGAGGGCCCCTGCCACGACTACGGTCACATAACCGCCATGCATGAATTTCACCAGGTTGGCAAACAGGAACGAGAATTCGATAGAGAGGTATACAATAAGATATAGTAGTATCCAGCCTGTCCAGACCCTTCGGGTATAGAGGTAGAATGCGAACAGGCAGGAGGTCATCAGCATACAGATAGTGATAGACAGGCCGTAGGCCGCTTCCATGTGGGAAGATTCCTGGAAGAGTATAACGATGGCCGCGCAGCCAACAAAAAGCATGGTATTGATACCGGGGATATAGAGCTGTCCGCGCATTTCAGTGGGATAGTTTACCCGCATTTTAGGCCATAGGTTGAGCCGCATGGCTTCCGCAATAAGGGTAAAAGACCCGGATATGAGTGCCTGGCTGGCAATAATGGAGGCCAGGGTAGCGATCAGTACACCGAAGATGATAAACCATTCCGGCATGATCATAAAGAACGGGTTCTGGTCTTTAGGCAGGATTTGTCCTTTCTGGCTTAGAAGCCATGC
The Chitinophaga varians genome window above contains:
- the ftsZ gene encoding cell division protein FtsZ → MIHFDLPKEKSSIIKVIGIGGGGSNAVNHMYSQRIEGVNFIICNTDAQAIANSPVPNKIQLGPHLTQGLGAGANPEIGKQATEESFEEIKKILEVNTKMAFITAGMGGGTGTGGAPIIARICKELGILTVGIVTTPFSYEGKKRMLQADEGVQRLKEYVDTLLIISNDKLRQKFGDLKFKAAFEKADNVLATAAKCITDVINSTGQINVDFADVCTVMRNGGVAILGASIAEGENRAQRAIEDALTSPLLNDNDIRGAKWILINISSSEGEFEHTLDEMDIIQAYVQSQAGEDCDVILGVGYDQTLDRKLGVTIIATGFEQKPIQQMKMTPSTPERTEPKIVMQLGKDGDEKKMNIQQSQGLLFQEPQDLMAPRLMEPVVSHPEPATGYTPPQQQAPIAPARQNYVLNVQQVPAQQPQQAPEQQLPVQQQPVQQHMPPQQQHMPPQQQHVQQPMQPQHVQQPVQQPNVNIIQPQAGSAAGGYLNRPANIYVEPGSTPTPPEMKMVYREEEPGNPLPPEVPMQHTSYEELEEQKRKQAERVAKLRSISFNVKNMDNNAEIENVPAYLRRNVALENGAGSAEHFYSNYTVSDPGQNNHTEINTINTFLDGKKPD
- a CDS encoding DUF4091 domain-containing protein; amino-acid sequence: MVNKFFGVLVLLALQQNVWAQSGPAGDYQEKPDPRPVNKASWEAVKGNQPHVAFGSADIRYEKRNAPAEQSLASSWNAKAWKGERIHTQFLIWTTQPLNGVSIATSALQGSKGATIPASAITTGFVRYVMTDELNKDGSGCGYRKPENFDSSLVADGIDIQRTRDIAANQTQPVWLSIQVPAGTAAGVYKGTVKINAGGTVSSLPYEVEVLNHTLPAPKDWKFHLDLWQSPDAIARMYGVKPWSDAHFKAMTPYMQMLANAGQKCITATLIYDPWNSQTEDVYGSMIKWTKKKNGTWTYDYTIFDKWVEYMMGLGIKKEINCYSMIPWNLKFYYYDEAKGKDTLLIAKPGSPEYAAHWQPMLNDFVKHLKAKGWFNITTIAMDERPMADMQQALTLIRKADKDFKLSLAGSYHAPLDKDIYDFCVASKEPFPDEVLQARLKKGWPTTFYTCCTEGFPNTFTFSPPAEAAFMGWHAAYKGYTGYLRWAYNCWVKAPLQDSRFRAWAAGDTYFVYPGPRSSIRFERLVEGVQDYEKIRILREEFTKANNREGLSKLEKMLSPFDINAPKTTPAGDLLKTAKETLNAL
- a CDS encoding KUP/HAK/KT family potassium transporter, with the protein product MGININRVTLAGLVVALGIIYGDIGTSPLYVFKAIVGGNPISDLLVIGGISCIIWTLTLQTTVKYVILTLRADNKGEGGIFSLYALVRRHAKWTVIFGMIGGAALLADGIITPPITVTSAIEGLRTLEVFKDLSQLTIVKIVLTIITGLFIMQQFGTVSIGRMFGPIMVLWFSMLGILGISHITDDLGILRAFSPHYAIELLTTYPKGFLILGAVFLCTTGAEALYSDLGHCGRGNIRVSWIFVKSCLILNYLGQGAWLLSQKGQILPKDQNPFFMIMPEWFIIFGVLIATLASIIASQALISGSFTLIAEAMRLNLWPKMRVNYPTEMRGQLYIPGINTMLFVGCAAIVILFQESSHMEAAYGLSITICMLMTSCLFAFYLYTRRVWTGWILLYLIVYLSIEFSFLFANLVKFMHGGYVTVVVAGALFLVMIVWFKSRKIKNRYVEFVRLEDYLPIIQELSNDTSIPKYATHLVYMSSADNPKEIEHKIIYSILNKKPKRADIYWFVHVDVVDEPYLSEYSVQTIIPNEVIRVEFRLGFKVEQRINLMFRMVVEDMVRNKEVNITSRYESLSKNNVVGDFQFIVMEKFLSHDNDLPLYERMVMKMYFFLKKISLSEERGFGLDSSYVTIEKYPLVVAPVTNLQLRRIIHH